Proteins encoded by one window of Crassostrea angulata isolate pt1a10 chromosome 9, ASM2561291v2, whole genome shotgun sequence:
- the LOC128163130 gene encoding uncharacterized protein LOC128163130: MDSQTKRKPNWNADETLALTNLVDENKQILRGKLGPSLTSEMKSRMWRNIAVSLTAMGVGPGRTAAEVEKKWHNIFSKSKSEISDHRRATTGTGGGPPQKTLSTIAMAVSNVVGENNTCLSGIPGGLDTSIIQLGGLIGEEPVGINIIEGPPDTVPHILDPESPPPPSPSSWMLPLSRGRTNCSYLKGKLRN, encoded by the exons ATGGATTCGCAGACGAAAAGAAAACCCAATTGGAATGCCGATGAAACGCTAGCACTAACAAACCTAGTCGATGAAAATAAGCAGATATTGAGGGGGAAATTAGGACCATCGCTGACTTCAGAAATGAAAAGCCGGATGTGGCGAAACATTGCAGTTTCATTGACTGCCATGGGTGTTGGGCCCGGTAGAACCGCTGCAGAGGTTGAGAAGAAATGGCACAACATTTTCTCTAAATCTAAATCAGAGATATCTGATCACAGAAGAGCTACGACTGGAACAG GTGGTGGTCCTCCCCAAAAGACACTCAGCACAATCGCCATGGCTGTTTCAAATGTGGTGGGGGAAAACAACACTTGCCTGTCTGGTATTCCCGGAGGTTTGGACACCTCTATCATTCAGTTGGGCGGACTTATTGGAGAAGAGCCAGT TGGGATCAATATTATTGAGGGACCACCAGATACAGTTCCCCACATTCTGGACCCAGAATCACCTCCGCCGCCATCTCCATCTTCATGGATGCTGCCATTAAGCAGAGGTCGCACCAACTGCTCTTACCTAAAAGGAAAATTGAGGAACTGA
- the LOC128163129 gene encoding histone-lysine N-methyltransferase SETMAR-like: protein MQTSKAFIQNFKRGGEKWLDRIITTDETWLHHFDPETKTESSIWKHRDSQAPKKAKVAKSMGKQMYIFFADRHGMILVHAVPSGQTVNAAYYSKVLRRDLVKAIKKKRPAMAVDLGNIILHQDNAPAHTATSTCLEIELLGYDLLEHPPYSPDLAPMDFAIFPFIKSQLRGVRFEDSDEPKYATRTIVSKIDSKWYSDVFDSWLRRCEKCLQCKGDYVEK, encoded by the exons ATGCAGACAAGTAAGGCTTTCATACAGAATTTCAAAAGAGGAGGAGAGAAGTGGCTTGACAGAATCATTACTACGGACGAGACTTGGCTGCATCATTTTGATccagaaacaaaaacagaatCCAGCATTTGGAAACACCGGGATTCACAAGCACCGAAAAAGGCAAAGGTTGCGAAATCCATGGGTAAACAAATGTACATATTCTTTGCTGATCGGCACGGAATGATTTTGGTCCACGCTGTACCCTCCGGTCAGACGGTGAATGCTGCATACTACTCCAAG gTGTTACGCCGCGACCTAGTTAAGGCAATTAAGAAAAAACGCCCTGCCATGGCTGTGGACCTTGGAAATATCATCCTACACCAAGATAATGCACCAGCACATACAGCAACTTCCACGTGTCTGGAAATCGAACTCCTAGGATACGATCTTCTTGAACACCCGCCATACAGTCCGGATCTTGCTCCGAtggattttgcaatttttccttTCATCAAATCACAGCTAAGAGGAGTAAGATTTGAGGATTCTGATGAACCTAAATATGCTACTCGGACCATTGTATCTAAAATCGACAGTAAATGGTATTCGGATGTGTTCGATTCATGGCTAAGAAGGTGTGAGAAGTGTTTGCAGTGCAAAGGTGACTACGTTGAAAAGTAA